The DNA sequence AATTGTGGGTCCGATTCTAGAGTCACTCTGGTTCGTTGTTGCAAAGGCGAGTCTTGCACACTGtttcttccttccttctctggtcaaTCGTCGATTGCCTCTTCATGGAGTCTTCACTGCTGATATGCCTCGGGTGCCTGCTTTTATCTCTCTCCCTTCACACGCTCTTACTATTTCCcctggctttctgccaatgatgcCTGGCCCATATGAGGTAACAGCAAAAAAACTCTTGAGTGACAGAAAGTCTGGCCTGGtctgggctactgacaatagaccTGTGCATATTAATAGAGTGCTACGACCTCCTGATGGGGCAGGCCCAGATACGTTCTGCCAGCTTGTCTATTGGTTGTgcatttgactttggtcaagtctgagttccaacagcctgcctgaggtttgtCTGCAGTACAATTTTaaatgcccaattctttatttaggatatccaatttaattggCCATAAAGCTGGACCCTGGTAGGTCacctgggcagcacagtaacacagttagcactgttgcttcatagcgccagagacccaggtttgattcccggactgggccactgtctgtgcggagtctgcacattctccctgtgtctgcgtgggtttcctccgggtgctccggtttcctcccacaaatcccgaaagacgtgcttgttaggggaattggacattacgaattctccctcaatgtacccgaacaggcgccggactagagcaatttcacagtaacttcattgcagtgttaatgtaagcctacttgtgacacaaataaagattataccACAGCATGACCTACTGTTGACAAACATACTCGGACTAATTTTCTCCATCTGAAGTTCTTCAATCCTTTCTCTATCACTGTTGTCTGCaactccctggtttatctctaccacccttcttgaaatgtGGAACCACACTAGCTgttcaattcttggcttgggttattgtctgtgtggagtcagcacgttctccccttgtctgcgtgggtttccacagggtgctcctgtttcctcccagtctaaagatgtgcaggttaggtgaattggctatgctaaattgcccttagtatccaaaaaagttagcttgggtcacagggatagggtggaggtgtgggcttagcttggacgctctttccaaaggcctgtgcagactcgatgggtcaaatggcctccttctgcactgtaaattatatgattctatatgaTATATGAcatgggtttttttttttacagacgGGAAAGAATAAGCCACAATTTGCATTTGGATAATTACTTAACAAAATAAAACATCCTTAAGTGCTTTACAAGTGTTAAATAAAACTTGACACCTTGTCACACAGAAGAAATTAAGCCAGATTACCCAAAGCTTGGTGAAGTGGGAAataggtaggttttaaagagcatcttcAAGGAAGGAGAGAAAGGTGGAAGGATGGAATTCTAGATCTTGGAGCATAGGTCAAGAAAAGTATAGTTGGTTgtaaatggcagagcaattaaaatcAAGATTGTTCAAGAGACTAAAATTGGCAGgaattatttggggggggggttgctgtaaaactggaggagattacagaagtaAGGAGGAATGGGGCCAAGGAGCAATTTGTAacggaggatgagaattttaaaattgaggccttGCTTAactaggagccaatgtaggtcagggcACACAGGAAAGACAGGTGAACAGGACTAGAGTATTATTAAACCATTTACTgagatggagaaatttgacatttttAAAATGTGCCCATGTGAATATAACTCCAGAAAAATTATCTgactaatttaaaaaataaattaaatactAAAAAACAAAATCAGCAGATATTTGCATTAAGACGAAAGTATGCAATGAATGGTAAGACTCAAATTGGAAACCAATCCTTTGaatgaaagaaaaaaaaactttgttCTCATGTACTTGCCTTTTGTTTAGTGATCAGCATGGACAAAATGATTACAGGCAGAACAATGGTTGCAAATTTATTAGATATTTATCTTTCAGTAATCATTTTCAACAAATGAGCTCAAGCATTTGTTCAGTTACAGTAACGATCCATTTTTCAGGGATTGAGTTGAAATAGTCGGTCAACAGTCTGATAAATTTAATAGTTCTGGTGAATGGCATTGTAATGCTGGACTGTTTAACAGGAGCACCATTCCAAGCGATAGAAAGCATCATGCAATAGGAAATTCTATTTATTCTTCCGAGCTTTTCTCATAATTGTGTTTGATGTGTTTCCAGAGTTTCTGCAAATAGAGAAAAATTTCACCAAATCAGTTTCTCACCTCACTTATCACCAAAGTAAAACATTCATTTTGACCATCAGCTTTGTAACAGAAATCATGAACTAGGTGCAACAATTACACAAATAAAATTACTGTAGATTTAAACTTTATTTTTCTATTCAAATTCAGAGATCGAGAAAAGTTGTGTAGGCAGTGCAGTCATTTATAGCTCCTCCCTTCTCTCGGAGGTATCTTTACCCATCAAATATGTATGCAGAACTTGCCAAACCAACAAGCAATGCCACAGATCGGAGTTGTGCTGTaacggcgccgaggaccagggttctatcccagccctgggtcactctgtgtggagtttgcacattctctgtgactgcgtgggtcacacccccacaaacccaaagatgtgctgggcaaGTAGacaggccatgctaaatggccatgctaaattgccccttcattggaaaaagaaagaattgggtactctaaatttcaaaaaagagAAGTTGTGCTGTAGCAATATATGCCCCAGGCTTTAACATTTTTCACAGCTGGGATCCAGTCACCTTCACTTTTAGAGAAGCAAGGCATTGCACCAGTCAATTATGTCAATATAAGGCTTCTTGGAATAAACAATTCAAATAGGTCAGAAATTTGAGGCAAATGTATCTTTTCCATACTCAATTTTATGTAGTAGCTTACATccatttcaaaagcacttcataTGAAACTATCCTTCAATGTAATTTATTGTATGTGTAAGAAAACACGTTGACCACTTTGCATAAAGCAAGATCCCATAACAATAAATGAGCAACCAGCTAATAGACTTTATGGTCAGGATATTCTTCCTCTGGAGATAGCCAAACCAGAACAGGCCTATTGAACCCATTGAGCCTATTGTTTTAACCCACTTCAGCAGCTCAATGAACAGGACATTGCTTCAGTgcagcactggagtgtcagcatatCTCAGTCACAAATCAGGACTTGGGGCTTAAATGAACATGTTCTGCTTCTGAACATTGCTGAAATGGAAAAGCACAAGAAAAATAAACCattttttgacaaagagtcatccagactccaaacattagctcccttttctctccacagatgctgtcagacctactgagtttgtccagtattttctgttttggttcagataccagcatccgcagcaattttgcttttaaaaataaacCATTGATGACAGCAGGAGCAGTTAACAAGGATCAAAAAAAATAGGCAATCTACCATAAAGTTAGAGCAAGTGTTAAAATCAGTAGGTAAAGATATGAAGCAAAGGACAAAAATAACCAAGAAATTTGAAGTCATGAAGGTTAAAAGAGCAAAATGAAACATCCACCATCGCCAAAGAAATTCAGTGTAGTAAGAGAAAGAAAAACAGAATGCCTAACTAAGCCTGGTTTAATCAAATAAATTTGTCAAGTTGAAAATAAATGGACCCCTAAATCCCCAGACCATTGTGAGAACACCATCACAAGAACCACAGCAGTTCAAAGACTGACCACCTTCTCTGGGCAATTAAATAAATGCAAGAAATCCAGCCTTGACTGTGTTATTCATATTTTAAGAACAAATAAAACAATGGagatttgggtggggtgggggtggcaacTTAAAGGCTGCTGATCTATACAgcacaaaagaagaaaaaaaagagcaCCTTTAATGGCAATGTTCAGATCTAAATAAAACTAGCTTATTTTAAAAGACAGAACTGAACCTAGTTAAACATATCCTACAGGAAACAATCTAGCTTGTCAGGCCACTGCCATCAACCGATGAGGGTTCTATTACATTATTGCGCAAGAATTTAAAATACAAATCCCAATTTCACCTGACATAGTATTTCGCGGGTGGGATAACAGTTGAGGAGAGGTGGGTAAGCTCACATGACATGGCACTGGCTGCAAAGTTCCCTCCACTCTGAACAGCTCAAGTCATTGAGCCGCAAGCAGAATGCTGGGGATCTAAAATAAAGAGAGAAATTGCTGGAAACATTCAGCCGGTTTGGCAGCGAGGGAGACAAAGAGTTAGTGTTACCGGCCGGTGACCTTTCATTAGAACAGTCCCGAGTGCGGCTCAGCCGGAGGGAACGAGCTGAAGGTGAAGCCTCGCCCTCCAGCCGGTCACCTTCCCGTAAGCGCCCGCAATACAGACTCACCCCCTGATTCATGTGCTCGAACACAGCATCCCCGACCTGGTCGAACACCCTCTCGAAGAAGACGGCGCCCACTACAATGCTGAGCGCGAAAGTGGAGCTTCTCCTGAACATCAGGGTGTAAACCTGCCTCAGCAGCGCCATCTTGTCCCCGCCGGCCGCCGCGCTCACCTCCTCTTGTAGCCCTCCGCCGGTCCTCCTCAAACACCTCCGCCGCGAAATACCGCAGCCAAAGAAAATAACCTCCCGGgaccactcccaaacacactgactcgtaTCACACCAAAGAAAAAATACACCTTCGATGGACAAAAACGAGCGAGTGTGGAGTTACTTTGGACCTATGTTCCGCGTATTAATAATGGAGTGTTATTTGTCACTCTTGAGGTAAAGGTGGTCCTTTGATCGGCAGATTCGCCGGTTGCTCGGGGTGAGTGTGACCGGGAGCGGCAGATTCGCCGGTTGCTCGGGGTGAGTGTGACCGGGAGCGGCAGATTCGCCGATTGCTCGGGGTGAGCGTGACCGGGAGCGGCAGATTCGCTGGTGGACCGGGCCTGGGGTCACGATGGGCAAAACCTATTTCTGTGATTATTGCGGTAGATCGTTTCAAGACAATCTCCACAACCGAAAGAAGCATTTGCAAGGAGTTCAACATCAGAGGGCGAAGAAATTCTGGTTCGACTGTTTCCGAGGTAAATGGGGAAAGTCAGTTGGTTCTCCGGGGGCCCTATTTATAGGAAGTTCTGGAATAACTTGTatgataatgaaaatcgcttattggcacaagtaggcttcaatgaagttactgggaaaagcccctagtcgccacattctggcgccggttcggggaggctggtatgggaatgatACCAGCTGGTACGGCTGGTATGATTAACACCGGTGACAATTCAAGAGAAAATGCAATTAAATGCCGTTCATTTAAAGTCCCGCGCATTGCTGGGTAGCCTCCTAAAGTTTACCTGGAGTTTTATGTTACCTGGAGTTTTAGGTAGGTCCTGTAACCGCAGTAAAGCATTGGAGAGGGTTGGTGATTGCAGTTTTTTTCTGGAGATGGCTAGTGATTGCAGTTTttcgataataatctttattattcttagatcatagaatttacagtgcagaaggaggccattcggcccattgagtctgcaccggctcttggaaagagcaccccacttaagctcacacttccaatctatccctgtaaccccaccttcccttgtcggacattaagggcaatttagcatggccaatccacctaacctgtacatttttcgactgggaggaaaccggagcacccggaagaaacccacgcagacatggggagaacgtgcagactccacagagacagtgacccaaaccgggaattgaacctgggaccctggggccggGTTTCTCTGagactgcgccgggtcggagaatcggcggtggcgCCGGGAATTCCcccccgctccgacgccgggaatTCCcccccgctccgacgccgggaatTCCcccccgctccgacgccgggatgtcccagtgtcaggccattcattgtcaaattgctccttccaaagtgtataatgtCTCACTTTTCAGAGTAAATtccatctgcccatttgaccatcccgtctaaatcttcctgtaacccaagacactccacCTTGCTGTTAACCAGCCgggcaatctttgtgtcatctgcagatttactgatcctaccctcccacatagtcatctatgacaAATCATAGGGGTcccagcatagatccctgtggtatgccactgaacactgacttccagtcactaaagcagccgtctgtcattaccttctgtctcctacagctaaactaattttgaatccaccttctaAAATTACCCTGTATCCTTGTGCATCCCTTCTTTACAAgtctccatgtgggaccttgtcaaaggctttactgaaatccatataaactacatcaactgcactactctcatctagacaccaggggcatcattctccgccggcgggagtctccgttctgccggcgcccgggggtttcccgacggcgtgggggtgccccacaatgggaaaccccattgaccggccggtgttacggacactcccgccggccggtctgcgcagaaatatggcggggcgggtaggagaatttcgcccctggtcacctCAAAAACTTTaatcaaatttgttgggcatgaccACCTTCtgaaaaagccatgctgactatcattgatcgaaccttgcctctccaagtggagagagattctctccttcagaattttctccaatagtttcccttcaGCTGACACGAGACTCACTGATCTGTAGTTGCCTGACTTATCTCTAcaccccttcttaaatagtggaaccacattagctgttctccagtcctctggcacctcccactGGCCAGAAAGGAAttcaaaatttgggtcagagcccctgcaatcttctccctcacctcccacagcagcctgggacacaattcacccAGACCTGGCGATTTGTCTACTTTTCAGCCTGCCAACACCTCAAATACCTTGGATGTGATTTTATGGCCGCGCTGTGCCCGAAGACCAGCTCGCTGCGGCGTAGCATGGCCGAATGAAGCCGGGAAACCCGTTTCCGTGATTTACCTGGCTCgctacgcctcgcgagatccaattcgatctcatgagacgttgtgatgtacatcccgcccattgtgggtgcgttcaccttttagcaaatttgcatattaagGTAAGGCAGCTAGTCTGGCTACAATGTGCAGATACCCGAGGCTCCCTCGCCTCGGTGACCTTGGGCAAGTGATgttcaatactggtctccacaaacggggaccagatggaacggcaatcgtgaggggtctcccagggcatcggatgcccccaggtgcatgccctttgggcagagtggcaccctggcactgccagcctggcaccctggcagtaccatgcGGGTGCCAGCCTGCCACTTCCAAGATGCCATAGTGGCGATCCGGCTGGTGGAGCCCTGcacgggtgttggaggagggggcgAGGCACTTTGCAATGTGCATTGGGGCTTTGGTGTGCGGGTGGTCGGGGTCACTTCAGGGGCTCGATCGATCTGGATACCACTTAAAAATGGCGCCTGATCTCTCgtaacactgaggagttccagcgagcggagctcctcgttgtacaaaacggggctatgtgcggcctcggctgtggCCCCCTATCTAATGCGAGTATAATTTTATAGCATTGTGCTTCTCAGCGTTGCAAGCGGCAGGAAGCATGCGGCTAAACTTGCTCACTATgagcctttgttcccatttagttacatCCCGCCCCTAGGCACTCCCTGTGTCAGTttgttcaagaacctcacagtctgtctccctgagttccataccgGCATCCTCATTCTCTTTCGTGAAGTCAGATGTGACGTATTCGTTCAACActagtgtcctctggctccacccacagattgtccCTTGACccgaatgggccctactctttccctggttgacctcttcccattgatatacttgcagaatatcttgggattttccctacttttaccagccagagctttctcatatcctctctttgctatcctaattgctttcttaagttgaATCctacactttctgtactccactaatgcctctgctgatttgctTCCCTTGTACTTGCTAGAAGCacttcttttccttctcatcgtatcctgaaaatCTCTGGTCATCCATTGTTCACTGGGCTTGTTACTCTTTTCTATCAccatagagggaacatgttggacctgtaccTTCCCCATTTCCTTCTAGAACGCCATTCCCACTgctctcttctgtagatttccctatAAGTAACTCCTTCCCAGTCTATCTTGGCCAGATCCTGGCTTATTTTATTAaaatccgctctctctctctctcctcctcctccttcctcttcctcctcctcctctcttcttCTTCTCctcttcttctcctcctcctcctcctcctcctcctcctccccccccccccccccccccaaaaccaaaaccattttttgcaacttgtctaattgttcataacaagcttaaattgtaccatgttgtgatcAATAACATTAAAATGCTCTCCCATCAAcacctcaaccacctgtctggcttcattccccagaattaggtccagctctGCTCCATCCCTCTACACATTGTTCTAAAAAGGTCTCCtacatacattttaagaactccactccatttAAGCCCTTAGCACTAGACTATCCTAATTAATGTTGGGAAATCCAACATAGTTTGCATTGAACTGATTCCGTAACCTTGAACCACTTGAGAAAAGAGTGTTTTGGGGGCTATTTTTAACGTTATGCATTATTTTTGCATTTTGATGGTTGGTATGCAAGTTCTGGGTGGGGCAGTTTTTGAGATCCTACAAGCCCTCAGTTAGGTAGGAGAACATCAGACTCCCAAAAATGTTGTTACTCCATAACCCCTATTC is a window from the Scyliorhinus torazame isolate Kashiwa2021f chromosome 1, sScyTor2.1, whole genome shotgun sequence genome containing:
- the uqcr10 gene encoding cytochrome b-c1 complex subunit 9; protein product: MALLRQVYTLMFRRSSTFALSIVVGAVFFERVFDQVGDAVFEHMNQGKLWKHIKHNYEKSSEE